The DNA sequence TTCTTAAGCACGGAAAAGAGAAACCCGGCCAGTCGGTCAATACCGTCTCGAATCTGTCGAGTACGGTGGCCCTCCGCGACATAACGCAGAAGCACGGCGGGCAGCACTTTGCCTCGGCCGTGGGCGAAGTCAATGTCGTTGAGATGATGAAAGCCAACAAGGCACCCATCGGGGGCGAAGGTAACGGGGGCATCATCTACCCGGAACTCCACTACGGGCGCGACGCGCTGGTTGGTATTGCGCTATTCCTTACGCATCTGGCCCGATTCGGAAAATCGGCTTCCATGCTGCGCCGGACATACCCGAACTACTACATCTCCAAGAATAAAATCGAATTGACTCCCGACATCAACGTTGATGCGGTGCTCGACCGCATTCAGGCCAAGTACGCCCGAAATCCAATCAACACGATCGACGGAGTCAAGATTGAGTTCGACAAGGAATGGGTACACCTGCGCAAGTCCAACACTGAACCTATTATTCGCATTTACTCGGAATCGGAGACGCTGGCTACCGCCGACCATCTGGCGGGTAAGATCATCAACGATATTCGGGAGGTCATCTCAGAAAAACGATAGCCAGGTACTGGCTCGTTCCTTACAGAAGCGTCACCACTTTAGCCCGGGTGACGCTTTTTTTTGTGCATTACACGTCGCCGGAGCCGGTCAGTACGGGGCCATCAGCTTCTTGTGTGAGTGGTAATTTGCCCCCCAATGTGGGGAGAAAACTACTCAACGCCCGTCCGCGCTATTCGCCAAAAAACTTCACTTTCGAAAGTAAATAACTACAAATCAACACCTTATCAGATAGAAAAATGCGTGGCACAGTTTTTACTCACAGTAAAGAGTCTTAGTAGGAGAACAAACTAACTTTTAGAACTCATGAGCTTTTTCAAAGGAGTACTGACGGGTCTGGCTATCGGTTTTTTAACAGCACCCCGTAGTGGCAAGGAAACCCGCGACAAACTGACCAACAACGCGAAAGATTGGCAGGACCAGATCAACGAAGGATTCAACCAGTTGAAAGCACAGGTAGATCAGCTTACCGGCCAGGCCAAAGACACGGTCGATAAATACGCAAACAAAGCCGAGAACACGTACGATCAGTACAAAAACGACGCTTCTTACAACAAGCAGCAAGCGAAGTCGGCCTACAACGATAAAGTGGACGACGTAGCGGATGCGGCAAAAAGCGGCATCAACAAAGCAGAAGACGCTTTCAAAGTAAACTAGTACCTTCTGATTTACTCAACATATTAACGGGAAGAATGCCCTCTCGGCCACGGCTGAGTGGGCATTCTTATTTTGTTCATTATCAGTAACAGGCATCCAACAGCACCGACTACGGAAGGAAATCACACCATGTCGCTTTGAGACAACAGTAGAAATATGTAGCGGTAGCAGCTCAAAACGAAAGCCCGCCCTAAACAGGACAGGCTTTCGTTAACTTGATTATCTATTCAATCAGAGCAGAAAATCTGTCTGATTATCCGGTTTACAGCAGGCTGTCGCGCCGGGTGGTAGACTCATCATTACCAGTAGTACGATCCGAACGAAGTGTTTGGTTTGTGCTATCCAGATTTTCTACGTCTACTTCGGTCTTGCGAACCGTATCACGGACCGTTTCGTCCCGTTCACTTACCTCCTTACCAATCGACACCTCTTCTACAACGTTAGCCGTCTTTGACACTACGGGCACTTCAGCGTGCTCGACCAGTTCAATCTGCCCTTCTTTGAAAGCATCCAGATCGGCCGACGTAGCGGTGCGATTCACGGGGTTACGCTGAACGGTAACCCGCTCCTGACGCAGCCGCAGGTTTTCCTCAACGGGTCGTTCCACAATACGGCTCCGAACCCGAACACCGCCCGTTTCAACCTCGCGCTTACCAACCTGAAGATTTTCTTCGATTACGTTCAACGTCTGGTCGTTGTCGCGGTCGTTGATCAGATCCTTGCGGTCACGGTCTGTGACATCATCCGTATAGCCGGTGTTCCCCACAACCGAGCTTCCTGTTACGCCGGTTGCCACGGCCGTATCGGTATAGTCTGTGCCAACCGGGCTATCAACCGTAGACCCGGCTGCATCGCCGTACCCGGCCGTCGTGTTACCGTACTGAGCAAGGCGCTCATCTACGTCAACAGCGCCGTTGTCGTCAAGAATATCAGCCGCCCGCTCCGCTTCGTTTTCCGACTGGGCATGAACCGTTACAATTGAGCTACGGTCGGCAACGCGCTTGTACTTATCGGCGTCGTCGTTACTGCCAAACAGCGAGCTAAAGAAATCGCCGATGCTATCGCCCACATCTTTGGTGTCGTCAACGACCTCCTCCGTGCGTGTACCACTGGTATTCCGGTGCCGGTCGGGCACAATGTCGCCATCGCCACTACTATATGCATTTGCCTGGGCCGACATGTCGATGTTACTCCGTGAGAAGCCATCTTTTACCAGTGCTTCTACGGCTCCCTGTGCTTCGTCTGCGTTGTCAAAAACGCCCACTACGGTTAATGATGCCATGATAATCGTTGTTTTGGGTTAACGTTGAGATGATAAGTATTTATAACGATGGCCGTGTTTCAGGCCGAACGTTCGGTTCACTGGCAACCCGATTGACGGTCACCTCTTCCTGCCG is a window from the Spirosoma rigui genome containing:
- a CDS encoding YtxH domain-containing protein gives rise to the protein MSFFKGVLTGLAIGFLTAPRSGKETRDKLTNNAKDWQDQINEGFNQLKAQVDQLTGQAKDTVDKYANKAENTYDQYKNDASYNKQQAKSAYNDKVDDVADAAKSGINKAEDAFKVN
- a CDS encoding YsnF/AvaK domain-containing protein, with product MASLTVVGVFDNADEAQGAVEALVKDGFSRSNIDMSAQANAYSSGDGDIVPDRHRNTSGTRTEEVVDDTKDVGDSIGDFFSSLFGSNDDADKYKRVADRSSIVTVHAQSENEAERAADILDDNGAVDVDERLAQYGNTTAGYGDAAGSTVDSPVGTDYTDTAVATGVTGSSVVGNTGYTDDVTDRDRKDLINDRDNDQTLNVIEENLQVGKREVETGGVRVRSRIVERPVEENLRLRQERVTVQRNPVNRTATSADLDAFKEGQIELVEHAEVPVVSKTANVVEEVSIGKEVSERDETVRDTVRKTEVDVENLDSTNQTLRSDRTTGNDESTTRRDSLL